A single genomic interval of Lactococcus sp. S-13 harbors:
- the gpsB gene encoding cell division regulator GpsB gives MPTFKFTPKDIYEADFPTKMRGYDKEEVDELLDDVIADYEAFQTELLRLQEENEFLKKKIAELEMQVSKPNQANFDDTQRFDPSQLIQAQTRSSKPKTEFRNPSNFDLLKRINRLEQAVFGPNGIASDNEQ, from the coding sequence ATGCCAACATTTAAATTTACGCCTAAAGATATTTATGAAGCAGACTTCCCGACAAAAATGCGCGGTTATGACAAAGAAGAAGTCGATGAGCTCCTTGACGATGTGATTGCTGACTATGAGGCTTTTCAAACTGAGCTTTTACGTTTGCAAGAAGAAAATGAATTTTTGAAAAAGAAAATCGCTGAGTTGGAAATGCAAGTTTCTAAGCCAAACCAAGCTAATTTTGATGATACGCAACGTTTTGATCCAAGCCAATTGATTCAAGCGCAAACGCGTTCATCAAAACCTAAAACAGAGTTTCGCAATCCAAGTAATTTTGATTTGCTTAAACGAATCAACCGTTTGGAACAAGCGGTCTTTGGGCCTAATGGCATTGCCAGTGATAATGAACAATAA
- the holA gene encoding DNA polymerase III subunit delta → MTVFDDFKRLKAQGFPQILVIFGEAEDMVEELKRQFLAAVDFDPADLSQAYYDLNAGNSDLALEDLESLPFFSDSRLVILENLVNLTTAKKNVLDEKQLKRFANFLEAPSETTQLVLILHGKLDSRLKIVKKLKAEASFLEAIALKNQELIQYFNQSTTLSRPVLTRIAEKSNDRFSIMKQNIDLVETYASGREVTVDDVEKVVPKSLQDNIFALTDLIFKGKIAEARDLVHDLTLQGEDLIKILAILTNSYRLYLQVKLFQEKGWAENQQVSVLKMHPYPVKLANQLVRSLSVKSLKKGLLDLIQLDFDIKNSKADKAYLFDVTLIRLTLKKI, encoded by the coding sequence ATGACCGTATTTGATGATTTTAAACGCCTCAAAGCGCAAGGATTTCCACAAATCCTTGTTATTTTTGGCGAAGCGGAGGACATGGTTGAAGAGTTAAAACGCCAATTTTTGGCAGCTGTGGACTTTGACCCAGCGGATTTGAGTCAGGCTTACTATGACTTAAATGCGGGAAATAGTGACTTGGCTTTAGAAGATTTGGAATCTCTCCCTTTTTTCTCTGATTCCCGCTTGGTTATTTTGGAAAATTTGGTCAATCTGACAACGGCCAAAAAGAATGTTTTGGATGAAAAGCAACTCAAACGCTTTGCCAATTTTTTAGAAGCTCCTTCGGAAACGACTCAGTTGGTCTTGATTCTTCATGGAAAATTAGACAGTCGGCTCAAAATTGTAAAAAAACTTAAAGCTGAAGCGAGCTTTTTGGAAGCCATAGCTTTAAAAAATCAAGAGTTAATCCAGTATTTTAACCAAAGCACGACCCTTTCTCGGCCAGTGTTGACAAGAATTGCCGAGAAATCAAATGATCGATTTTCCATAATGAAGCAAAATATTGATTTGGTTGAAACTTACGCTTCGGGGCGTGAGGTGACGGTGGATGATGTGGAAAAAGTTGTCCCAAAATCTTTGCAGGATAACATTTTTGCGCTGACTGATTTGATTTTTAAAGGAAAAATTGCTGAAGCACGTGATTTGGTACATGATTTGACTTTGCAGGGGGAAGATTTAATCAAAATTTTAGCGATTTTGACAAATTCTTATCGCTTATATCTGCAGGTCAAACTTTTCCAAGAAAAAGGCTGGGCAGAAAACCAGCAAGTTTCTGTTTTAAAAATGCATCCTTACCCTGTCAAATTGGCGAATCAATTGGTTCGAAGCCTGTCTGTGAAAAGTTTGAAAAAGGGTCTGCTTGACTTGATTCAACTCGATTTTGATATCAAAAATAGCAAAGCGGACAAAGCTTATCTTTTTGATGTCACTTTGATTAGGTTGACCTTGAAAAAAATTTGA
- a CDS encoding DNA translocase FtsK: MPAKKKTTRRNTKKELQKKAANRKLISLFVGLLLIIFALARLGIVGVSLYNIVRLFVGSLAIIFLILLAFMMVLSTFRKRFLKENKRIILAEVLIFLALMLFFQIRLGKDLTATFQLVWTELFSGRVLYFAGSGVLGAALTEPAKALFSIVGVYLIASLLGLLGLYFLMPSFFPKIWEKLKQFLATSKVKRAERKARREAKKAAQALEQLEKDTAQAQIQMPTQAPESEAFDESLFTSAPDIPINIPEYNPQELPDEPEFIEEPLVNFAPSAPLSNYKLPNIQLLAEVPVKNQSGERKTVQKNIEILRATFESFGITANVETAVVGPSITKYEIKLATGTKVSRVVNLADDLALALAAKDIRIEAPIPGKSLIGVEIPNSEVATVGFREMWEGGKTNPANFLEIPLGKSLDGEIRTFDLTRMPHLLIAGSTGSGKSVAVNGIITSILMKALPSQVKFLMVDPKMVELSVYNDIPHLLIPVETNPRKASRALQKVVDEMEKRYESFSHYGVRNIAGYNEKVRKFNSESENKMIELPLIVVIVDELADLMMVASKEVEDAIIRLGQKARAAGIHMILATQRPSVDVISGLIKANVPSRIAFAVSSGTDSRTILDTNGAEKLLGRGDMLFKPIDENHPVRLQGAFLSDADVEAVVDFIKDQSEAQYDVNFDPGDVDEAPTGSAADNAGAGDPLYEEARNMVIIAQKASTAQLQRALKVGFNRASDLMAELEAQGIVGPAKGTTPRKVLVSPDGEFIGGEE; this comes from the coding sequence ATGCCTGCTAAGAAAAAAACAACCAGAAGAAACACCAAAAAAGAACTTCAGAAAAAAGCAGCAAACCGCAAACTCATCAGCTTGTTTGTGGGACTTTTGCTGATTATTTTTGCCCTTGCTCGCTTAGGAATTGTTGGCGTTAGCTTATACAATATTGTACGCCTATTTGTTGGCTCGCTGGCCATTATTTTTCTGATTCTTTTAGCCTTTATGATGGTGCTTTCTACTTTTCGTAAGCGATTTTTAAAAGAAAATAAGCGAATTATTCTTGCTGAAGTCCTGATATTTTTGGCTCTGATGCTGTTTTTTCAGATTAGACTTGGCAAAGATTTGACTGCGACATTCCAGCTGGTTTGGACGGAACTCTTTTCTGGACGCGTGCTTTATTTTGCAGGATCGGGCGTCTTGGGTGCGGCCCTCACTGAGCCAGCAAAAGCCCTTTTTTCAATCGTTGGCGTTTATCTCATTGCCAGTCTTTTAGGGCTTTTAGGTCTTTACTTTTTGATGCCAAGCTTTTTCCCAAAAATCTGGGAAAAACTGAAACAATTTTTGGCGACAAGCAAGGTAAAGCGCGCTGAACGCAAAGCGCGCAGAGAAGCTAAAAAAGCAGCCCAAGCTCTGGAGCAATTGGAAAAAGACACAGCCCAAGCTCAAATTCAAATGCCTACCCAAGCCCCAGAGTCAGAAGCTTTTGACGAATCCTTGTTCACCTCAGCGCCAGATATCCCAATCAACATTCCCGAGTACAATCCACAAGAGTTGCCTGACGAGCCAGAATTTATTGAAGAACCCCTTGTTAATTTTGCACCAAGCGCTCCGCTTAGCAATTACAAATTGCCCAATATTCAACTTTTAGCTGAAGTTCCAGTTAAAAATCAATCTGGTGAGCGCAAGACCGTTCAGAAAAATATTGAAATTCTCCGAGCAACCTTTGAATCCTTTGGAATCACTGCCAATGTAGAAACTGCCGTTGTCGGCCCCTCTATCACCAAGTACGAGATCAAGCTTGCAACCGGAACAAAAGTTTCCCGCGTGGTCAATCTAGCCGATGACTTAGCCTTGGCCCTTGCTGCCAAAGACATTCGTATTGAAGCACCAATTCCTGGGAAATCACTGATTGGCGTCGAAATTCCAAACTCTGAAGTCGCAACCGTTGGTTTTCGTGAAATGTGGGAAGGCGGCAAAACTAACCCCGCCAACTTTTTGGAAATTCCATTGGGCAAATCTTTGGATGGTGAAATCCGAACCTTTGACTTAACCAGAATGCCCCATTTATTGATTGCCGGATCAACAGGATCAGGGAAATCTGTCGCGGTCAATGGTATTATTACCTCCATTTTGATGAAAGCTTTACCAAGCCAAGTCAAATTTCTCATGGTTGACCCCAAAATGGTCGAATTATCTGTTTATAATGACATTCCTCACCTCCTTATTCCTGTAGAAACCAACCCACGCAAGGCTTCTCGTGCTTTACAAAAAGTCGTTGATGAGATGGAAAAACGCTATGAAAGTTTCAGCCATTATGGCGTGCGAAATATCGCAGGATACAATGAAAAAGTCCGCAAATTCAACAGTGAATCAGAAAACAAAATGATTGAATTGCCACTGATTGTGGTCATCGTTGATGAGCTTGCCGACTTGATGATGGTAGCGAGCAAAGAAGTCGAAGATGCCATTATTCGTTTGGGTCAAAAAGCGCGTGCTGCTGGGATTCACATGATTCTAGCGACTCAAAGACCATCAGTAGACGTGATTTCAGGCTTGATTAAAGCCAATGTTCCCTCACGAATTGCCTTTGCCGTTTCCTCAGGAACGGACTCACGGACGATTTTGGACACGAACGGCGCAGAAAAATTGCTGGGACGAGGCGATATGCTCTTTAAGCCGATTGATGAAAATCATCCTGTCCGTCTGCAAGGTGCCTTCTTATCGGATGCCGATGTTGAAGCAGTCGTTGACTTTATTAAAGACCAATCAGAAGCTCAATACGATGTTAATTTTGATCCAGGTGATGTTGATGAAGCACCAACAGGGAGCGCTGCTGATAATGCAGGGGCGGGGGATCCGCTTTATGAAGAAGCTCGAAATATGGTGATTATCGCTCAAAAAGCGTCAACAGCCCAATTGCAAAGAGCTTTGAAAGTTGGCTTCAATCGTGCTTCAGATTTGATGGCAGAATTAGAAGCTCAAGGGATTGTTGGCCCTGCTAAAGGAACGACGCCAAGAAAAGTGCTCGTCAGTCCAGATGGCGAATTCATCGGAGGAGAAGAATGA
- a CDS encoding Cof-type HAD-IIB family hydrolase translates to MENINDYKALAFFDLDGTLLNAQSQLDQEVIDGLSRIRENGVLPFIATGRGHFELDGIMKATGIDGAVAMNGQYIILDGETIYKEEIPTQSVKKLVDAAKPHAEALSFYDSKGYWVNELTDFAKKAYAYTHMPLPHVDAQRYLAQEVNMLLVLTNQLSQVEYYKEAVPELNFFMNSPSSIDVTNRQTNKGTGISQVKNLLGFSGETFAFGDGRNDLDLFKAADHRTAMGNAVPELKELADFISTENTNHGIINAFNHWGIL, encoded by the coding sequence ATGGAAAATATCAATGATTATAAGGCTTTAGCCTTCTTCGACTTGGACGGGACTTTACTCAACGCCCAAAGCCAACTGGATCAGGAAGTGATTGATGGGCTTTCACGGATTCGTGAAAATGGCGTTTTACCTTTTATTGCAACGGGGCGCGGCCATTTTGAATTGGACGGCATCATGAAGGCAACGGGAATCGACGGGGCCGTGGCAATGAATGGCCAATACATCATCTTGGATGGGGAAACCATTTACAAAGAAGAAATTCCAACACAAAGTGTGAAAAAATTAGTGGATGCGGCAAAACCGCACGCAGAAGCCTTGTCTTTTTATGACAGCAAGGGCTACTGGGTCAACGAATTGACGGACTTTGCTAAAAAAGCATATGCTTACACCCATATGCCTCTCCCTCATGTTGATGCCCAACGCTATTTGGCCCAAGAAGTCAATATGCTCCTTGTGTTGACCAATCAGCTCAGTCAGGTGGAGTATTACAAAGAAGCTGTGCCTGAACTGAATTTCTTCATGAACTCTCCAAGTTCTATTGATGTGACCAACCGCCAGACGAACAAAGGCACAGGAATCTCTCAGGTGAAAAATTTACTCGGTTTTTCTGGTGAAACCTTTGCTTTTGGCGATGGACGCAATGATTTAGATCTCTTTAAGGCCGCTGACCACCGCACTGCAATGGGCAATGCCGTTCCTGAATTAAAAGAACTTGCTGATTTCATTTCCACTGAAAATACCAATCACGGCATCATCAACGCCTTCAACCACTGGGGTATCTTATAA
- the pta gene encoding phosphate acetyltransferase, whose translation MELFESLKQKIGGKGLKIVFPEGTDARILGAANRLYADKLVTPVFIGNITEVTATLTSRGINPEGFQIYDPMNCDRFEKMIELFIERRKGKVTEEQAREILKDPNYFGTMLVYMGIADGMVSGAVHSTADTVRPALQIIKTKPGVKSVSGAFIMVRGRDDNEKYIFGDCAINIEPDAATLADIAVASAETAKLFDIDPKVAMLSFSTKGSGKSANVEKVVEATALVNAEHPEIELDGELQFDAAFVPAVARQKAPDSTVAGHASVFIFPDIQSGNIGYKIAQRLGNFEAIGPILQGLNAPVSDLSRGCNEEDVYKLALITAAQALK comes from the coding sequence ATGGAACTTTTTGAATCATTGAAACAAAAAATTGGCGGTAAAGGCCTTAAAATCGTTTTCCCGGAAGGAACGGATGCACGTATTTTAGGAGCTGCAAACCGTCTTTATGCTGATAAATTAGTGACACCTGTTTTTATCGGAAACATCACAGAGGTTACGGCAACATTGACTTCCCGCGGGATAAATCCTGAAGGTTTTCAAATTTACGATCCAATGAATTGTGATCGTTTTGAAAAAATGATTGAACTTTTTATTGAGCGTCGTAAAGGGAAAGTGACAGAAGAACAAGCTCGGGAAATTTTGAAGGATCCAAATTATTTTGGAACGATGCTTGTTTATATGGGAATTGCTGACGGAATGGTTTCTGGTGCGGTACATTCAACGGCTGACACGGTTCGCCCTGCTTTGCAAATTATTAAAACTAAACCAGGCGTGAAGTCTGTGTCTGGTGCTTTTATCATGGTTCGTGGACGTGATGATAATGAAAAATATATCTTTGGAGATTGTGCGATTAACATTGAGCCAGATGCAGCAACGCTTGCCGATATTGCGGTAGCTTCAGCTGAAACGGCTAAACTTTTTGATATTGATCCTAAAGTTGCCATGCTTTCTTTCTCAACGAAGGGTTCTGGCAAGTCAGCTAATGTGGAAAAAGTGGTTGAAGCAACAGCGCTGGTTAATGCAGAACATCCAGAGATTGAGCTGGACGGTGAATTGCAATTTGATGCGGCTTTTGTCCCTGCAGTTGCGCGCCAAAAAGCGCCAGATTCAACAGTTGCAGGACACGCTAGTGTCTTCATTTTCCCAGATATTCAATCAGGAAATATTGGCTACAAAATTGCGCAACGTTTAGGAAATTTCGAAGCGATTGGCCCAATTTTGCAAGGCTTGAATGCGCCAGTGTCTGACCTTTCACGAGGTTGTAACGAAGAAGATGTTTACAAACTTGCCTTGATTACTGCTGCGCAAGCTTTGAAATAG
- the udk gene encoding uridine kinase — MKKTLIIGVTGGSASGKTSVSHAILETFSNERIAMIEHDSYYKDQSHLTFEERTKTNYDHPLAFDTDYLIAQLKELQHGRAVDIPIYDYAKHTRSQETYRQEPVDVLIVEGILVLEDERLRDLMDIKIFVDTDDDVRIIRRIRRDIEERGRTLDSVITQYLDAVKPMYHQFIEPTKRYADVIIPEGVSNTVGVDIITTKIASILND; from the coding sequence TTGAAAAAAACATTGATAATTGGGGTAACAGGTGGATCGGCAAGTGGGAAAACGAGTGTTTCTCATGCGATTTTGGAAACTTTTTCTAATGAGCGTATTGCTATGATCGAACATGATAGTTACTATAAAGATCAATCACATTTGACTTTTGAAGAACGAACAAAAACGAATTATGATCATCCTTTGGCTTTTGATACGGATTATTTGATTGCACAACTTAAGGAATTACAACATGGGCGTGCGGTGGATATTCCGATTTATGATTATGCAAAGCATACGCGCTCTCAGGAAACTTATCGACAAGAACCAGTGGATGTTTTGATCGTTGAGGGGATTTTGGTGTTGGAAGATGAGCGTTTGCGCGATTTGATGGACATCAAGATTTTTGTGGATACGGATGATGATGTTCGGATTATCCGTCGGATTCGTCGGGATATTGAAGAGCGTGGACGGACTTTGGATTCGGTTATTACTCAATATCTGGATGCGGTCAAACCGATGTATCATCAATTTATCGAGCCAACAAAGCGCTATGCTGATGTGATTATTCCTGAGGGAGTGTCTAATACGGTGGGTGTGGATATTATCACGACTAAAATTGCGAGCATTTTGAATGATTAA
- a CDS encoding Gfo/Idh/MocA family protein, with translation MLKLGIIGTSWIARSFIDAAHMTGKYRFSAVYSRRIESAENFSADFEEIQHFDDLADFFATSLDVIYIASPNALHFEQAKAAILAGHHVIVEKPAFSNPSELAEIIQLARQENRFFFEAARNIHEPSFEVIKAFLADQTITGADFTYSKYSSKMAPLLRGELPNKFNPKFSGGLLADLGVYLLYAAIFWFGKPNTATYDAQLLPSGVDVAGIGVLDYKDYKVAIKCAGNLNSYLPSEIYTTEGTLILDGVNAISSAKFVSMDGSENNFELQAPKHSLYDEAVAFAEILENKDFEASFALQDFAKAVAETSFEMRKSAGIVFDADNK, from the coding sequence ATGCTCAAACTTGGTATTATTGGAACAAGCTGGATTGCTCGCTCATTTATTGACGCTGCACATATGACAGGTAAATATCGCTTTAGCGCCGTCTATTCCCGTCGTATCGAATCCGCTGAAAATTTTTCTGCTGATTTTGAAGAAATTCAACACTTTGATGATTTAGCAGATTTTTTTGCCACTTCACTCGATGTGATTTATATCGCCAGTCCAAACGCTTTGCATTTTGAACAAGCTAAAGCCGCAATTTTGGCAGGCCATCACGTCATTGTTGAAAAACCTGCTTTTTCAAACCCTAGCGAATTAGCCGAAATCATCCAACTTGCCCGTCAAGAAAACCGCTTCTTCTTTGAGGCTGCCCGCAATATTCACGAACCTTCTTTTGAAGTGATTAAGGCCTTTCTTGCCGATCAAACCATTACAGGTGCCGACTTTACTTACTCTAAATATTCATCAAAAATGGCTCCTCTCTTGCGTGGTGAACTCCCCAATAAATTCAACCCTAAATTTTCTGGAGGCCTTCTAGCCGATCTCGGTGTTTACCTCCTCTATGCAGCGATTTTCTGGTTTGGCAAGCCCAACACAGCCACCTATGATGCTCAGCTTTTACCATCTGGCGTTGATGTCGCTGGCATTGGTGTTCTTGATTATAAGGACTACAAGGTAGCCATCAAATGTGCAGGAAATCTCAATAGTTACCTTCCAAGTGAAATATATACCACCGAAGGTACCTTAATTCTGGACGGAGTCAATGCGATTAGTTCCGCTAAGTTCGTTAGCATGGATGGCAGTGAGAACAACTTTGAACTTCAAGCTCCCAAACATTCTCTTTATGACGAAGCAGTCGCTTTCGCTGAAATCCTTGAAAACAAAGATTTTGAAGCAAGTTTTGCCCTCCAAGATTTTGCCAAAGCTGTCGCTGAAACTTCTTTCGAAATGCGCAAGAGTGCTGGCATCGTCTTTGACGCCGACAACAAATAA
- a CDS encoding transglycosylase, which translates to MKFSKVAISTGLVASFMFIGGGIAHADTPKASTHDVALEVINGNYGNGDIRTSKLKSAGYDAVAIQNEVNQILTGNSSSTPTGTSSTATEEQPTQAAPVNTGGLNMSQTSGQVDIQALANYMASSTANSAGYSASEWAYIITHESNGVVNSVNASSGAYGAFQLLGHGEYSGMPLSEQIAMASKLPAGSWVVYN; encoded by the coding sequence ATGAAATTCAGTAAAGTTGCTATTTCAACTGGTTTAGTTGCATCATTCATGTTTATCGGTGGCGGTATTGCTCATGCGGATACGCCAAAAGCCTCAACACATGATGTTGCGTTAGAAGTTATTAACGGTAATTACGGAAACGGTGATATTCGAACAAGCAAACTTAAAAGTGCTGGTTATGATGCCGTTGCAATCCAAAATGAAGTTAATCAAATTCTGACAGGAAATTCAAGCTCAACACCAACAGGAACTTCCTCAACAGCCACTGAAGAACAACCTACTCAAGCAGCACCGGTAAATACTGGTGGGCTTAATATGAGCCAGACTTCTGGACAAGTTGATATTCAAGCACTCGCGAATTATATGGCATCAAGTACTGCCAACTCAGCTGGTTATTCAGCAAGCGAATGGGCTTATATCATTACTCATGAATCAAATGGAGTTGTCAATAGTGTGAACGCAAGTTCTGGTGCTTATGGCGCTTTCCAGTTGCTCGGACATGGGGAATACTCAGGGATGCCTTTGTCAGAACAAATTGCAATGGCGAGCAAACTTCCAGCAGGTAGCTGGGTGGTTTACAACTAA
- a CDS encoding ClC family H(+)/Cl(-) exchange transporter produces MKLKDIEKSPNKNLYLLFLSVLVGLTAGFLASLYRLALELAENYGLKIYGLVTEKLQYLPFLLVGLLAIAGLVSFLMIQFPMSSGSGIPQVKGQLEGYFKNNWLTTAFAKFVAGTLAMFAGLSLGREGPSVQLGASMGQMVSSKLAQTERHKRILIASGASAGLSAAFNAPLSGVMFTLEEVFKYFSPLILLTCMTSAMVADVVSRLIFGSQPVFNFHILGAIKLSDYWLLLLLGLVLGLFGAFYNWTLLTSQKLMKKIRFPFVRVLISFLGVGVTALIFPQVVGSGHRLMDSFSLNMGLALLCVILLAKYLISMISYASGIPGGIFFPLLVLGASLGAVFATIVISSFHLPESLFANFVILSMAGTFTAIVRAPMTGILLLVEMTGSFDHLLPLALVSLVAYVVADLLHSEPIYDSLLENMLQEKEVNLIEDAGQMMFETMVQFDSEADRKPLEQLALPDGCLLVSVHRSGKNIIPHGQTELQAGDYLTFLIKQENEAFTRQQIRQILSEKV; encoded by the coding sequence ACTGCGGGCTTTTTAGCGAGTCTTTATCGTCTCGCTTTGGAACTCGCTGAAAATTATGGTTTGAAAATTTATGGATTGGTCACTGAAAAACTCCAGTATTTGCCTTTTTTATTGGTAGGTTTATTGGCTATTGCTGGTCTTGTCAGCTTTTTGATGATTCAATTTCCAATGAGTTCAGGATCTGGTATTCCGCAGGTCAAAGGACAGTTGGAAGGTTATTTTAAAAATAATTGGTTGACGACAGCTTTTGCCAAGTTTGTCGCTGGGACATTAGCCATGTTTGCTGGATTGTCTCTCGGACGTGAAGGCCCATCAGTGCAGCTGGGGGCTTCTATGGGGCAAATGGTTTCTAGTAAACTTGCCCAAACGGAGCGGCACAAGCGTATTTTGATTGCCTCAGGGGCATCAGCTGGACTTTCTGCTGCTTTTAATGCTCCTTTATCTGGGGTTATGTTTACGCTTGAGGAGGTGTTCAAGTATTTTTCACCTTTGATTTTATTAACATGTATGACTTCGGCGATGGTCGCGGATGTTGTTTCACGCTTGATTTTTGGCAGTCAGCCTGTCTTTAATTTTCACATTTTGGGTGCGATTAAACTTTCAGACTACTGGCTCTTACTCCTTTTAGGGCTTGTTTTAGGCCTTTTTGGGGCTTTTTATAACTGGACTTTACTCACAAGTCAAAAGCTCATGAAAAAAATTCGTTTTCCTTTTGTACGTGTGTTGATTAGCTTTTTGGGCGTCGGGGTGACTGCTTTGATTTTTCCACAGGTTGTTGGTAGCGGTCATCGGCTTATGGATTCTTTTAGTTTAAATATGGGATTGGCATTGCTTTGTGTCATCTTGCTTGCCAAATACTTGATTTCGATGATTTCTTACGCTTCAGGGATTCCTGGGGGAATTTTCTTTCCCTTGTTGGTGTTAGGGGCAAGCTTAGGGGCCGTTTTTGCAACAATTGTGATTAGCAGTTTTCATCTACCAGAGAGTCTTTTTGCTAATTTTGTGATTTTGTCAATGGCAGGGACTTTCACGGCGATTGTTCGAGCGCCAATGACTGGTATTTTGCTTTTGGTGGAAATGACAGGGTCTTTTGATCATTTATTGCCTTTAGCTCTTGTTTCATTAGTGGCTTATGTTGTTGCTGATTTGTTACATTCAGAGCCAATTTATGATTCACTTTTAGAAAATATGCTCCAAGAGAAAGAAGTAAATTTGATTGAAGATGCTGGTCAAATGATGTTTGAAACGATGGTGCAATTTGACTCGGAAGCTGACCGAAAACCTTTGGAACAGCTTGCTTTACCAGATGGTTGTCTTTTGGTTTCAGTACATCGTTCAGGAAAAAATATTATCCCTCATGGTCAGACGGAATTGCAAGCTGGCGACTATTTGACCTTTTTGATTAAGCAAGAAAATGAAGCCTTTACACGTCAACAAATTCGTCAAATATTATCGGAAAAAGTGTAA